In a single window of the Elaeis guineensis isolate ETL-2024a chromosome 4, EG11, whole genome shotgun sequence genome:
- the LOC105034554 gene encoding ubiquitin-fold modifier-conjugating enzyme 1 isoform X2, whose amino-acid sequence MEGWDRNTKSALTQIPLLSTRAGPRDGAAWTQRLKEEYRALIAYTSMNKAGDNDWFRIAAANPEGTRWEGTCWYVHNLRRYEFVLQFDIPVTYPATAPEIELPQLDGKTHKMYRGGKICLTVHFKPLWAKNWTSLLHFCPVPAVYRTLVLPQIENFLLTNRLCYLTF is encoded by the exons ATGGAGGGTTGGGACCGGAATACGAAATCGGCTCTGACGCAGATCCCGCTGCTGTCGACGCGGGCGGGGCCGCGGGACGGGGCGGCGTGGACGCAGCGGCTGAAGGAAGAGTACCGGGCGCTGATCGCGTACACGAGCATGAACAAGGCCGGAGACAACGACTGGTTCCGCATCGCCGCCGCCAACCCGGAGGGCACCCGCTGGGAGGGCACCTGCTGGTACGTCCACAACCTCCGCCGCTACGAGTTCGTCCTCCAGTTCGACATCCCCGTCACCTACCCGGCCACCGCCCCCGAGATCGAGCTCCCCCAGCTCGACGGCAAGACCCACAAG ATGTACCGGGGAGGGAAGATCTGCCTCACCGTCCACTTCAAGCCCCTCTGGGCCAAGAACTG GACCTCACTTCTGCATTTCTGTCCGGTTCCAGCAGTTTACAGGACTTTGGTTTTACCTCAGATAGAAAATTTCTTGTTGACAAACCGACTTTGTTATTTGACTTTTTGA
- the LOC105034554 gene encoding ubiquitin-fold modifier-conjugating enzyme 1 isoform X1 yields MEGWDRNTKSALTQIPLLSTRAGPRDGAAWTQRLKEEYRALIAYTSMNKAGDNDWFRIAAANPEGTRWEGTCWYVHNLRRYEFVLQFDIPVTYPATAPEIELPQLDGKTHKMYRGGKICLTVHFKPLWAKNCPRFGIAHALCLGLAPWLAAEVPILVDSGMVKHKDDEASSTKS; encoded by the exons ATGGAGGGTTGGGACCGGAATACGAAATCGGCTCTGACGCAGATCCCGCTGCTGTCGACGCGGGCGGGGCCGCGGGACGGGGCGGCGTGGACGCAGCGGCTGAAGGAAGAGTACCGGGCGCTGATCGCGTACACGAGCATGAACAAGGCCGGAGACAACGACTGGTTCCGCATCGCCGCCGCCAACCCGGAGGGCACCCGCTGGGAGGGCACCTGCTGGTACGTCCACAACCTCCGCCGCTACGAGTTCGTCCTCCAGTTCGACATCCCCGTCACCTACCCGGCCACCGCCCCCGAGATCGAGCTCCCCCAGCTCGACGGCAAGACCCACAAG ATGTACCGGGGAGGGAAGATCTGCCTCACCGTCCACTTCAAGCCCCTCTGGGCCAAGAACTG TCCTAGGTTTGGAATTGCACATGCCCTTTGCTTGGGCCTTGCACCGTGGCTTGCGGCAGAGGTGCCCATTCTGGTGGACTCCGGCATGGTGAAGCACAAAGATGACGAAGCATCATCTACCAAATCTTAA